The Streptomyces sp. Mut1 genome window below encodes:
- a CDS encoding LmeA family phospholipid-binding protein, which produces MRALRTTLVVLVILAGVFVAVDRVAVYVAESQAEDRVKVDGARIGSTDISIKGFPFLTQVAGSELDEVDVKITGIETTAAGRTLRISTMNAELHEVRLTDGFSGATAAHATGTAVISYEDLTKAASDGVAVEYGGKGKVKVTGAVNILGRTMSRSVLSSVTLVDGHTVRVRADKVPGEGIPGLEGLVREKTDFEREVGGLPNGLKLEKIQPTSDGLEISVTGTDVRLAG; this is translated from the coding sequence ATGCGTGCACTGCGAACGACACTCGTCGTCCTGGTGATTCTGGCGGGGGTGTTCGTCGCCGTGGACCGGGTGGCGGTGTACGTCGCCGAGTCGCAGGCCGAGGACCGGGTGAAGGTGGACGGGGCGCGGATCGGCTCCACCGACATCTCCATCAAGGGTTTCCCGTTTCTGACCCAGGTCGCCGGATCGGAACTCGACGAGGTGGACGTGAAGATCACCGGGATCGAGACGACCGCCGCCGGCCGCACCCTGCGGATCTCCACGATGAACGCCGAGCTGCACGAGGTGCGGCTGACCGACGGCTTCTCGGGCGCCACCGCCGCCCACGCGACCGGCACCGCCGTCATCTCGTACGAGGACCTGACCAAGGCCGCCAGCGACGGCGTCGCCGTCGAGTACGGCGGCAAGGGCAAGGTGAAGGTGACCGGCGCGGTCAACATCCTGGGGCGCACGATGTCGCGCAGCGTCCTGTCCTCCGTCACCCTGGTCGACGGCCACACCGTCCGCGTCCGCGCGGACAAGGTGCCGGGCGAGGGCATACCCGGCCTGGAGGGCCTCGTCCGCGAGAAGACCGACTTCGAGCGCGAGGTCGGCGGGCTGCCGAACGGCCTGAAGCTGGAGAAGATCCAGCCGACCTCCGACGGCCTGGAGATCTCGGTGACGGGTACCGATGTACGTCTCGCGGGATGA
- a CDS encoding putative leader peptide — protein sequence MQCSISGLPQRGQADLTKRRAVDLCRVAAMLCRTV from the coding sequence ATGCAGTGCTCTATTAGCGGTCTCCCGCAGCGGGGACAGGCGGATCTCACGAAGCGGCGGGCAGTGGACCTGTGCCGCGTCGCCGCCATGCTCTGTCGCACTGTCTGA
- a CDS encoding sulfurtransferase, whose translation MSRSDVLVDADWVEAHIEDPQVAIVEVDEDTSAYEKNHIKNAVRIDWTKDLQDPVRRDFIDQAGFEELLSKKGIGNDTTVVLYGGNNNWFASYAFWYFKLYGHQDVRLLDGGRKKWELDSRDLVDGDQVPSRPATQYKAKPQDESIRAYRDDVVAAIGNQNIVDVRSPDEFSGKLLAPAHLPQEQSQRPGHVPSSRNIPWSKNANDDGTFKSDEELKALYEAEQVDLAKDTIALCRIGERSALTWFVLHELLGVDNVKNYDGSWTEYGSLVGVPIELGANK comes from the coding sequence ATGAGCCGTAGCGACGTCCTGGTAGACGCCGACTGGGTCGAGGCCCACATCGAGGACCCGCAGGTCGCGATCGTCGAGGTCGACGAGGACACCTCCGCGTACGAGAAGAACCACATCAAGAACGCGGTCCGGATCGACTGGACCAAGGACCTCCAGGACCCGGTCCGCCGTGACTTCATCGACCAGGCCGGCTTCGAGGAGCTGCTGTCGAAGAAGGGCATCGGCAACGACACCACGGTCGTCCTCTACGGCGGCAACAACAACTGGTTCGCGTCCTACGCGTTCTGGTACTTCAAGCTCTACGGCCACCAGGACGTCCGCCTGCTCGACGGCGGCCGCAAGAAGTGGGAGCTCGACTCCCGCGACCTGGTGGACGGCGACCAGGTCCCGTCCCGCCCGGCCACGCAGTACAAGGCCAAGCCGCAGGACGAGTCGATCCGCGCCTACCGCGACGACGTCGTCGCCGCGATCGGCAACCAGAACATCGTCGACGTGCGTTCGCCCGACGAGTTCAGCGGCAAGCTGCTCGCCCCGGCCCACCTCCCGCAGGAGCAGTCGCAGCGCCCCGGCCACGTGCCGAGCTCGCGCAACATCCCGTGGTCGAAGAACGCCAACGACGACGGCACCTTCAAGTCGGACGAAGAGCTCAAGGCCCTCTACGAGGCCGAGCAGGTCGACCTGGCGAAGGACACCATCGCGCTGTGCCGCATCGGTGAGCGCTCGGCCCTGACGTGGTTCGTGCTGCACGAGCTGCTCGGCGTCGACAACGTCAAGAACTACGACGGTTCGTGGACCGAGTACGGCTCCCTCGTCGGCGTGCCGATCGAGCTCGGCGCCAACAAGTAA
- a CDS encoding DUF1416 domain-containing protein: MCGAKAGGPDASTIKPGETTIQGSVTRDGEPVTGYVRLLDSTGEFTAEVPTSATGQFRFYAAEGTWTVRALVPGGSADRTVVAQTGGLAEVAIAV, translated from the coding sequence ATGTGTGGAGCAAAGGCCGGCGGCCCCGACGCTTCGACCATCAAGCCCGGTGAGACCACCATCCAGGGCAGCGTGACCCGCGACGGCGAGCCCGTCACCGGCTACGTCCGCCTGCTGGACTCGACCGGCGAGTTCACCGCCGAGGTCCCGACCTCGGCCACCGGACAGTTCCGCTTCTACGCGGCCGAGGGCACCTGGACGGTGCGCGCCCTCGTCCCCGGCGGCAGCGCGGACCGCACGGTCGTGGCGCAGACGGGTGGCCTCGCCGAGGTGGCCATCGCCGTCTAG
- a CDS encoding DUF3099 domain-containing protein, whose amino-acid sequence MYRRRRRAYFVLMGVCLVLFVSAWAFVRLWSMPAAIAMCVVAMVIPPVAAMVGNRKGPEDRWWDDPAPRPPPSTDAREPGDAPPSPDARPRKNGPGGPACRTGDPESDAWWDELDGRKRRG is encoded by the coding sequence ATGTACCGCCGACGCCGGCGCGCCTACTTCGTACTGATGGGCGTATGCCTCGTCCTCTTCGTCTCGGCCTGGGCCTTTGTGAGGCTCTGGTCGATGCCCGCCGCCATCGCGATGTGCGTGGTCGCGATGGTGATCCCGCCCGTCGCCGCGATGGTCGGCAACCGCAAAGGGCCGGAGGACCGCTGGTGGGACGACCCCGCGCCCCGTCCGCCCCCGTCCACCGACGCGCGCGAGCCCGGTGACGCACCGCCGTCCCCCGACGCACGGCCCCGCAAGAACGGGCCCGGCGGGCCCGCCTGCCGCACCGGCGATCCGGAGTCCGACGCGTGGTGGGACGAGCTGGACGGCCGGAAACGGCGCGGCTGA
- a CDS encoding DsrE family protein has product MPKKLVIKVTAGADSAERCSQAFTVAAVAVASGVEVSLWLTGESAWFALPGRAAEFELPHAAPLPDLIESIQAGGRITLCTQCAARRDITEEDVLEGVRIAGAQVFVSEIMADGVQALVY; this is encoded by the coding sequence ATGCCGAAGAAGCTCGTGATCAAGGTGACCGCAGGTGCCGACTCCGCCGAGCGCTGCTCGCAGGCCTTCACCGTGGCGGCCGTCGCCGTCGCCAGTGGGGTGGAGGTTTCGCTCTGGCTGACCGGGGAATCCGCGTGGTTCGCCCTGCCGGGGCGCGCCGCCGAGTTCGAACTGCCGCACGCCGCGCCACTGCCGGACCTGATCGAGTCGATCCAGGCGGGCGGCCGGATCACGCTGTGCACGCAGTGCGCGGCCCGGCGCGACATCACCGAGGAGGACGTCCTGGAGGGCGTACGGATCGCGGGCGCGCAGGTCTTCGTCAGCGAGATCATGGCCGACGGCGTGCAGGCACTCGTCTACTGA
- a CDS encoding FABP family protein, giving the protein MIEIPSDLHPDLVPLAFLLGNWVGAGVSDFPGAEKCNFGQEVTFSHDGRDFLEYTSRSWVLDAEGGKVSPLETETGYWRIDKDRKVEVVMARDQGVIEIWYGELADKKPQIDLVTDAVARTAASGPYSGGKRLYGYVNSDLMWVGEKATPEVELRPYMSAHLKKTVTPEEVEAMAKSLGDLPDDGIAFFK; this is encoded by the coding sequence ATGATCGAGATCCCGTCCGACCTCCACCCGGACCTCGTCCCGCTGGCCTTCCTCCTGGGCAACTGGGTGGGCGCGGGGGTGTCCGACTTCCCCGGTGCCGAGAAGTGCAACTTCGGCCAGGAGGTCACCTTCAGCCACGACGGCCGGGACTTCCTGGAGTACACCTCGCGGTCCTGGGTGCTCGACGCCGAGGGCGGCAAGGTCAGCCCCCTGGAGACCGAGACCGGGTACTGGCGCATCGACAAGGACCGCAAGGTCGAGGTCGTCATGGCCCGCGACCAGGGCGTCATCGAGATCTGGTACGGCGAGCTGGCCGACAAGAAGCCGCAGATCGACCTGGTCACCGACGCGGTGGCCCGGACCGCGGCCTCCGGCCCGTACAGCGGTGGCAAGCGGCTCTACGGCTATGTGAACAGCGACCTCATGTGGGTCGGCGAGAAGGCGACGCCCGAGGTCGAGCTGCGGCCGTACATGTCGGCGCACCTGAAGAAGACCGTCACGCCCGAGGAGGTCGAGGCGATGGCCAAGAGCCTCGGCGACCTGCCCGACGACGGCATCGCCTTCTTCAAGTAG